The Streptomyces noursei ATCC 11455 sequence CCTGCGTTCCCTCCGCCCACGGTGGTGGGGCGATCGGTGTTCTGCCCGGTCGTCGCGGCCCTCTCCGCCGGTGCGCCGCCGGTCTGCGCCGGTGCACCGACCGCCGCCTGTGCGTCGGCGTCGCGGAACACTTCGGCGATCTGATGCCGCCGCTGCTCCATCCGCACCAGGCCGAGCCCGAGCCCGGCGACGGTGTCGCGCACCAGGTCGTACGTCGCGTCCCCGGTCGCCTCGACGAAGAGGACGTGCCCGGGGGAGGCCAGCCCCTCGGCGCCGGGTGCGCCGGTGGTCACCGCTGCGCCGGCCGCGGCCAGCGCGGCGCGCAGCGCTCCGGTGCCGTCCGGATGGGCGTCGGTGTCGGTGACCTCCACCGCCAGCGAGGTGGTGACCTTGGTGAACTCCGTGGTGGAGGACGAGCGCAGCAGCTTGCCGCCGTTGACCACGACGACGTGGTCGCAGGTGCGCTCCAGCTCCCCCAGGAGGTGGGAGGTGACCAGGACCGAGATCCCGAAGTCGGTGTGGACGCGCCGGATCAGGCCGAGCATCTCGTCCCGGCCGACCGGGTCCAGGCCGTTGGTGGGCTCGTCCAGGAACACCAGCTGGGGATCGTGCACCAACGCCTGGGCCAGCTTCACCCGCTGCTTCATGCCGGTGGAGTAGCCGCCGATGGGGCGGTACCGCTCCTCGTAGAGCCCGACGTGGCGCAGGGTGTCGGCGGTGCGCTCCCGGGCGGCGGTCGGCGGCAGGCCGGCCATCCGCGCCATGTGCACCACGAACTCGGTGGCGGAGACGTCGGGCGGCAGGCAGTCGTGCTCGGGCATATAGCCGACCCGCTCACGAATGGTGCTGCCGTCCTTGGTCACGTCCAGTCCGAGGACGTGGGCGGTCCCCTCGGTGGCCGGAGCCAGGCCGAGCAGGATCTTGATCAGGGTCGACTTTCCGGCGCCGTTGGCACCCACCAGGCCCGTTACGCCGGGGGCGATGTCAACGGAGAGCCGGTCCAGGGCGGTCACCCTCGGGTACCGCTTGGTCAGACTTTCGGTCACGATCACAGTCACGTGTTCGAAGGTAGTGGCGCCGGGCACCCCCGTCGTCAACCCCAGCGGTGGTCTTCGCGTAGCCCTCCGGTACGAGATGCCCGTAGGGGTTCTCCTGCTTCAGCGGCACAGAAGTCGGGGTCGGGCCGTGTCGTTGGCCTCGTCCGCCGCACACCTCTTGACGCAGCCGCCAACCATTGTCACATTCATCACTGGCAAGTTACGGGCACGTACCGCGATGAACCGCTTACGGACGGACGGTTGGCGATGGCCTCAGTCACCTCAGCGACCGCAGCAACGACGGGAGAACTCACCGCCGAGCTCAAGGGATTCCGGGAGGTACAACGACTCGCCTACGCCTGTGCGGAAGCCGTGGCCGCCCAGCTCAAGCCCGGGGTCACCGAGCGCGCGGCGGCGCGGATGCAGCGCGAGTGGCTGCGCGAGCGCGGCGTACGGGACTGGTTCCATCTGCCGTTCGCATGGTTCGGGGACCGCACCGCGTTCGTGAACTTCCGTGTGCCGCTGCAGTTCTTCCCCACCAACCGCGAACTGGAACCGGGCATGCCGTTCATCCTCGACATGGCTCCGGTCCACAACGGCTGCACCGCCGACATCGGCTACTCCGGCTGTCTGGGGCTCAACCCCGTGCACGACCGGCTCCTCGCCGATCTCGAAGCCCACCGCGACCTGATCCTGAGCGAGGTGCGCGAACGCCGTCCGCTGCGCGAGATCTACGAGGACGTCGACCGGCTCATGGTGCGGCAGGGGTACGCCAACCGGCACCGCGCCTATCCCTTCGGCGTCATCGCGCACAAGGTCGACCGGGTGCGGCAGCGCCGCTGGTCCCCCACCGTCTTCGGGTTCGGCACCCAGTCCCTCAGGGGCCTCGCCTCGGACGCGCTGCACGGCCACCGGGAGGGCTGGTCCCCGCTGTGGAGCCCGTACACCTTCTCCGATCACCCGCCGCAGCCCGGGCTGTGGGCGGTGGAACCCCACCTCGGCTTCCGGGGCACAGGGGCGAAGTTCGAGGAGATCCTGGCCGTCACGGACTCCAGGGACCCGCAGGAAAGCGCCTTTTGGCTGGACGACGATCTGCCGCATGTGCGGCGCTGGCAGGAGGAGAGGGCCGCGTGAAGACAGGACCTGGACGGGACGGGCGGCAGCGCCGGGGCACCGGAAGGCCGGCGCCGACCGGGACCGGGCTCCCCGAGGCCCGGGAGCGCTGGGTGCGCACCGGCGGCATCGAACTGTGCGTCGCCGAGTTCGGCGATCCGGACCGACCCACGGTGATGCTGGTGCACGGCTATCCGGACAGCAAGGAGGTCTGGTCCGAGGTCGCCCGCGGCCTGGCCGACCGCTTCCACGTGGTGCTCTACGACGTCCGGGGCTGCGGTCGCTCCACCGCGCCGCGGCCGCTGCGCGGCGGCTTCACCCTGGAGAAGCTGACCGACGACTTCCTGGCCGTCGCGGACGCGGTCAGCCCCGACCGGCCGGTCCACCTCGTGGGCCACGACTGGGGCTCCGTCCAGGCATGGGAGTTCGCGACCGTGCGGCGCACGGAGGGCCGGATCGCCTCCTTCACCTCCATGTCCGGGCCGTCCCTGGACCACTTCGGCCACTGGATCAAGAAGCGGCTCGGGCGCCCCACCCCCGGGCGGGCCGCCCAGCTGCTCAACCAGGGCGCCAAGTCC is a genomic window containing:
- a CDS encoding ABC transporter ATP-binding protein, which translates into the protein MTVIVTESLTKRYPRVTALDRLSVDIAPGVTGLVGANGAGKSTLIKILLGLAPATEGTAHVLGLDVTKDGSTIRERVGYMPEHDCLPPDVSATEFVVHMARMAGLPPTAARERTADTLRHVGLYEERYRPIGGYSTGMKQRVKLAQALVHDPQLVFLDEPTNGLDPVGRDEMLGLIRRVHTDFGISVLVTSHLLGELERTCDHVVVVNGGKLLRSSSTTEFTKVTTSLAVEVTDTDAHPDGTGALRAALAAAGAAVTTGAPGAEGLASPGHVLFVEATGDATYDLVRDTVAGLGLGLVRMEQRRHQIAEVFRDADAQAAVGAPAQTGGAPAERAATTGQNTDRPTTVGGGNAG
- a CDS encoding M24 family metallopeptidase, encoding MASVTSATAATTGELTAELKGFREVQRLAYACAEAVAAQLKPGVTERAAARMQREWLRERGVRDWFHLPFAWFGDRTAFVNFRVPLQFFPTNRELEPGMPFILDMAPVHNGCTADIGYSGCLGLNPVHDRLLADLEAHRDLILSEVRERRPLREIYEDVDRLMVRQGYANRHRAYPFGVIAHKVDRVRQRRWSPTVFGFGTQSLRGLASDALHGHREGWSPLWSPYTFSDHPPQPGLWAVEPHLGFRGTGAKFEEILAVTDSRDPQESAFWLDDDLPHVRRWQEERAA